DNA from Bacteroides zoogleoformans:
AAGAAAGTTTGTTGATTGTGTCAAAATCTAACGACTTTCGACCTGTTGTCTTATCGATATTAAGCAAATCTTTCGTAACGATAACGCATTGCTTATCAATGGTATCTATCACATTGTAGAATGTATCTTCCTTGAAACCGCCGAACGAAGATGTCGGAGCATCAAATATCAATGGATAGTCTTGTTCGCGTTTCAAAGTCGTAATTTGAGAAATAGCAAACAGAACCGACATATACATAGTTGTCTTCAGTGCACCGTTCGGATTTTCGATTCGTGTGCCATTGTCACTATAAAGTTCGATACGTGCAGAATTGTTAATGGTTTTTCTGATGCGGATTATTCCATAGAAATCATTTTTGTTCAACGTCTGCAAATACTTATTCGATTCGGTTTCAAGCATTTGTAGGAAGTTGTTGACATTTTGCTCTTTTGCGTTAGCGAATGCTTTGGTTATCTTCTCAAATGCAGTATGCACACGCTGATATACCTGCGTCATTGAACTTGTTGGTTCAAGTTGTGATAGTTTTTCTTGTATCTCAGCCCTCGCACTCTCCTTGTTTTTCAGAGTGGTTTCCAACTCTGAAAAACGGCTTTCGGCACGGCTTTTAGCATCAAAGAAGCCTCTCAAATCAGAGATGCTCTTATCTAACAGTTCAGAGCTTAACCCTGATTGCATCAGCAAATCATTTTGTTCTGTTTCCATCTCTTGCAACTGTTTATCCACTTCTGCCAACTCGGCTTTTCTTTTGGTGACAAATTCCAACCGGTCTGAAATGGTTATCGCAATGTTTGAAATTTCTTGCTCTGTATCGCCACTTAATTTGATTTGGCGAGAATGCAACTCATTAATGAATGAGTTGGGAAACAATGGCTTTTCAACATTTTCTTTCGTGTCTGAATTTTTATTGACTTCCGACGCTATATGGTCAAGATATTCATTAAGTTTATGGCACATAAACTCGTAAGCATCTGAGCCTTTAGGGGCAGAACGACCACAGACTTTGCAAATTTCATCGTCAATCATTTCTTTCATTGTTGCCTCATCGGGCAAATTCCATGGCAAAGGGACGGCATCATTGGCGAGTTTCTGAATCTTTGATATTGCCTCACGTGCTCCTGCCTCTTTCGCTCGACGTTCCGTTTCCTGCTTGTCAAGTATTCGTTTTTCCTTGCTCAATGCAGAAACTTTCGCAGAAAACTCTTTTATGATTGCAGGGAAAGAACGTAGAATCCAATATTCATCCAGCAGATTGGTGCTGTACTCGCACGATGAATACGCCACCAACTTTGCCCGCTTATCCTTCAGTCCTTTGATACGCTCTTTTATGGCTTGATAGCGTTCCGATGTTTCTTGGTTCTTTTCCAGCAATTCCAATTTTGAGGAGAATTCATTGATGGATAGTTCCTTTTGACGTAGTTCTGTCTTGATACTTTGAATGTCATTTGTGACATCATTCAATTGCGTATTGAGTTCTTTTGCTTGCTTCGACACTTTCTTATCGTTTTGCAACTCACGATTTGCAGCATTGGCCGATTTTTGCTCGAAATTTGAAGTTAATTCAACTAATTTATCAAACTCTTTAATGCCAGAAAAAGTGTCAACCAGAGTTTTCAACGCAGTGTCATTGTCAAAAACATTGAGTTCGTTTTCGCCCTTGAACAAACAATATTTACGGATGACAGGTTCGAAACAAGTATTTAGCAGTCTATCGCCAGCACAGGAATGTCGTTCTGTACCATCAATGAAATATCCGACAAACTTGTAATCCTTTGTGCGAATATTGTCTTCAGATATTCTTTCAAAAGTGAAACACTTTTCTATCTC
Protein-coding regions in this window:
- a CDS encoding AAA family ATPase, whose amino-acid sequence is MIIKDIRINNFRSYYGNNKLSLSKGLTLIIGDNGDGKTTLFEALEWLFDTTGENRKDSHISEKRKSELEIGESDEVSVNITFEHDGEKEIEKCFTFERISEDNIRTKDYKFVGYFIDGTERHSCAGDRLLNTCFEPVIRKYCLFKGENELNVFDNDTALKTLVDTFSGIKEFDKLVELTSNFEQKSANAANRELQNDKKVSKQAKELNTQLNDVTNDIQSIKTELRQKELSINEFSSKLELLEKNQETSERYQAIKERIKGLKDKRAKLVAYSSCEYSTNLLDEYWILRSFPAIIKEFSAKVSALSKEKRILDKQETERRAKEAGAREAISKIQKLANDAVPLPWNLPDEATMKEMIDDEICKVCGRSAPKGSDAYEFMCHKLNEYLDHIASEVNKNSDTKENVEKPLFPNSFINELHSRQIKLSGDTEQEISNIAITISDRLEFVTKRKAELAEVDKQLQEMETEQNDLLMQSGLSSELLDKSISDLRGFFDAKSRAESRFSELETTLKNKESARAEIQEKLSQLEPTSSMTQVYQRVHTAFEKITKAFANAKEQNVNNFLQMLETESNKYLQTLNKNDFYGIIRIRKTINNSARIELYSDNGTRIENPNGALKTTMYMSVLFAISQITTLKREQDYPLIFDAPTSSFGGFKEDTFYNVIDTIDKQCVIVTKDLLNIDKTTGRKSLDFDTINKLSCSVYQIEKVEPFNDKDLSTIQTVVKQVR